Proteins from one Bombus pascuorum chromosome 15, iyBomPasc1.1, whole genome shotgun sequence genomic window:
- the LOC132914793 gene encoding INO80 complex subunit E isoform X1, which yields MLEEWYCRSIANNNADAEDDDDDSPEEEVPNYKDQYRNLKRKLKFLIYENECFQEALRSTQRKLLKVNRDKSFLLDRLLQYEKVDASFSESDETESSDEEVTRLDTSKRKKIEMGISNHTPHHMPTVTKSQLNTSKKKKPTPKVTKSNSTPIVQSSNNVVPMSLMSDGHMTPEEVERHLESRQTYLELVPEKAPPTVPTEMFSNDPSLDSESNEIGELETSPSNIGEDCPSVDMMAE from the exons ATGTTGGAAGAATGGTATTGTCGCTCAATTGCAAACAACAATGCAGATGCAGAGGACGATGACGATGATAGTCCAGAGGAGGAAGTGCCTAACTATAAGGATCAGTATCGAAATcttaagagaaaattaaaatttttaatttat gAAAATGAATGTTTTCAAGAAGCTTTGAGATCTAcacaaagaaaattacttaaaGTAAATAGGGACAAGAGTTTTTTATTAGATCGATTATTACAATATGAGAAGGTAGATGCTTCATTCAGTGAAAGTGATGAAACTGAATCGTCTGATGAAGAAGTTACTCGCCTTGATACATCAAAAAG aaaaaagatagaaatggGAATTAGTAATCATACACCACATCATATGCCAACAGTGACAAAGTCTCAACTCAACacgagcaaaaagaaaaaacctACTCCAAAAGTAACAAAATCAAACAGCACACCTATA gTACAATCATCAAATAATGTAGTACCAATGTCTTTGATGTCAGATGGCCATATGACACCAGAAGAAGTAGAAAGACATCTAGAGTCTCGACAGACTTATTTGGAACTAGTACCAGAGAAAGCACCACCTACTGTTCCAACTGAAATGTTCAGCAATGACCCTTCATTAGACAG cGAGTCTAACGAAATCGGAGAATTAGAAACGTCTCCAAGTAATATAGGTGAAGACTGCCCCAGTGTGGATATGATGGCCGAGTGA
- the LOC132914792 gene encoding E3 ubiquitin-protein ligase MARCHF3-like, translated as MIGQRSSVESVLEKIIAKVEAESNQKNTGIKLTIKRKLNNSKHDSNKRAKLNLHESLDEATHCRICYDSSHQLPITYPCKCKGTMGAIHLKCLEHWLEESNRNSCELCGHQFEIRRTPRYHVLHSILIWVCLNQQQHQLYVRSLKADLLRSIIITPMAIGCSYICIVAADFYAKNNYDSFPPARWSTYLLLAMMSLLLFSYFIWMYMAIQYHQKIWFYWWQKTSTVRVILNPENRTSINYKSNVSQV; from the exons ATGATTGGTCAGAGGAGTTCCGTGGAAAGTGTCCTAGAAAAAATTATAGCAAAAGTTGAAGCAGAATCGAACCAAAAAAATACAGGTATTAAGTTGACCATAAAACGAAAACTCAATAATTCAAAACATGATTCGAATAAAAGAGCGAAATTGAATCTACATGAATCCCTTGATGAGGCGACACATTGTCGTATTTGCTACGATTCTTCTCACCAATTACCCATTACATATCCCTGCAAGTGTAAG gGAACCATGGGTGCAATCCATTTGAAGTGTCTAGAACATTGGCTAGAGGAAAGTAACAGAAATAGCTGCGAATTATGTGGACACCAGTTCGAGATCAGACGAACTCCTCGTTACCATGTTCTacattctatattaatttggGTGTGTCTTAATCAACAGCAACATCAATTGTATGTTCGAAGTTTGAAGGCCGATTTACTTCGGAGCATTATTATTACGCCTATGGCGATAGGATGTTCTTATATTTGTATAGTCGCGGCCGATTTTTACGCcaaaaataattacgataGCTTTCCCCCAGCGCGGTGGTcaacttatttattattagctATGATGTCTCTGTTACTCTTCTCTTATTTTATATGGATGTACATGGCGATACAGTATCATCAGAAGATCTGGTTTTATTGGTGGCAAAAGACAAGTACAGTAAGAGTTATATTGAATCCAGAAAATAGAACTTCAATAAACTACAAGTCTAACGTATCACAAGTTTAA
- the LOC132914793 gene encoding INO80 complex subunit E isoform X2: protein MLEEWYCRSIANNNADAEDDDDDSPEEEVPNYKDQYRNLKRKLKFLIYENECFQEALRSTQRKLLKVNRDKSFLLDRLLQYEKVDASFSESDETESSDEEVTRLDTSKRKKIEMGISNHTPHHMPTVTKSQLNTSKKKKPTPKVTKSNSTPIVQSSNNVVPMSLMSDGHMTPEEVERHLESRQTYLELVPEKAPPTVPTEMFSNDPSLDR from the exons ATGTTGGAAGAATGGTATTGTCGCTCAATTGCAAACAACAATGCAGATGCAGAGGACGATGACGATGATAGTCCAGAGGAGGAAGTGCCTAACTATAAGGATCAGTATCGAAATcttaagagaaaattaaaatttttaatttat gAAAATGAATGTTTTCAAGAAGCTTTGAGATCTAcacaaagaaaattacttaaaGTAAATAGGGACAAGAGTTTTTTATTAGATCGATTATTACAATATGAGAAGGTAGATGCTTCATTCAGTGAAAGTGATGAAACTGAATCGTCTGATGAAGAAGTTACTCGCCTTGATACATCAAAAAG aaaaaagatagaaatggGAATTAGTAATCATACACCACATCATATGCCAACAGTGACAAAGTCTCAACTCAACacgagcaaaaagaaaaaacctACTCCAAAAGTAACAAAATCAAACAGCACACCTATA gTACAATCATCAAATAATGTAGTACCAATGTCTTTGATGTCAGATGGCCATATGACACCAGAAGAAGTAGAAAGACATCTAGAGTCTCGACAGACTTATTTGGAACTAGTACCAGAGAAAGCACCACCTACTGTTCCAACTGAAATGTTCAGCAATGACCCTTCATTAGACAGGTAA
- the LOC132914791 gene encoding sin3 histone deacetylase corepressor complex component SDS3, with the protein MSYQDSPFSTMYGQDDYDIDEDNDEYLEDDRDAEEQDESDEDTEEASETDIGKSEEYTEIKEQVYQDKLASLKKQLQQLKDGTHPEYNRKLKRLEAQYKERLRLNVIYRDYLTEWVERDYILEKKAAVKEFEEKKIDLKENLLTDMEEKRKMIESDRHTMELTGDSMEVKPVMTRKLRRRPNDPVPEKVEKRRKPPPAQLNYLLDEKEIESDLKAISRGKVLTTIRKPAILPHYNTVNMPSQHIPPPSDTPIIETRIEDGKLLHERRWFHRGQPVYVEGKDLTRFAANISAIGTEAIWVKKVSDGSKVRIYISQLSRGKISIKRRAS; encoded by the exons ATGTCGTATCAGGATTCTCCGTTTTCGACCATGTATGGTCAGGACGATTATGATATTGATGAAGACAATGACGAGTATTTGGAGGATGACAGAGATGCTGAAGAACAAGATGAAAGTGATGAAG ataCAGAGGAGGCAAGCGAGACAGATATTGGTAAATCTGAAGAGTATACAGAAATAAAGGAGCA AGTTTATCAAGATAAGTTAGCTAGTTTAAAGAAACAATTACAGCAGTTAAAGGATGGTACACATCCAGAGTATAATAGGAAACTAAAACGCTTGGAAGCCCAGTACAAAGAAAG ATTACGATTGAATGTAATTTACCGTGATTATTTGACAGAATGGGTAGAACGGGActatatattagaaaaaaaagcaGCAGTGAAGGAATttgaggaaaagaaaatagatttAAAGGAAAACTTATTAACGGATATGGAAGAGAAACGGAAAATGATTGAATCTGATCGACACACAATGGAACTTACTGGCGATTCAATGGAG GTGAAACCTGTAATGACAAGGAAATTACGAAGGCGACCAAACGATCCTGTACCTGAGAAAGTAGAAAAACGGAGGAAACCACCTCCCGCGCAATTGAACTATTTGTTAGATGAAAAAGAGATAGAGAGCGATTTAAAAGCTATTAGTCGCGGTAAAGTACTGACCACTATTCGAAAACCAG CAATACTACCACATTATAATACAGTAAACATGCCTTCTCAACATATTCCTCCACCCTCTGATACCCCTATCATAGAGACTAGGATAGAAGATGGCAAACTTCTACATGAAAGACGATg GTTCCATCGTGGACAACCGGTGTACGTAGAAGGGAAAGATTTAACTAGGTTTGCTGCAAATATTTCGGCGATAGGAACTGAAGCT ATATGGGTGAAGAAAGTTTCGGATGGAAGCAAAgtgcgtatatatatatcccaATTAAGTCgaggaaaaatttcaatcaaaaGAAGAGCATCCTAA